In a genomic window of Xylophilus rhododendri:
- the urtC gene encoding urea ABC transporter permease subunit UrtC: MNHSILPQRAPLLSTPGWSAFFAALLVVCALVPVLHLATPADSVFHMSEYMVALVGKIMCYAIVALAMDLIWGYTGILSLGHGLYFALGGYAMGMYLMRQIGRDGNYKSDLPDFMVFLDWKTLPWHWSLSDSFVATLFLIVLVPGLVAFVFGYFAFRSRIKGVYFSIITQAMTFAAMLLFFRNETGFGGNNGFTDFKRILGLPIATQGMRMTLFVMTGCTLLLFFLLSRWLVASKFGRVLQAIRDAETRVMFSGYKPLPYKLTIWVISAVMCGVAGALYVPQVGIINPSEMSTSASIEMAIWAAVGGRATLVGPIIGAFVVNGAKSWLTVVAPEYWLYFLGALFIVVTLFMPDGIVGLCKRLLGRSAKTASAVQQSAAREEGQLPDAPVAPATGGAA, from the coding sequence ATGAACCATTCGATTCTTCCGCAACGCGCGCCGCTGCTGTCCACCCCGGGCTGGAGCGCCTTCTTCGCCGCCCTGCTGGTGGTCTGCGCCCTGGTGCCGGTGCTGCACCTGGCGACGCCGGCCGACAGCGTGTTCCATATGTCCGAATACATGGTGGCCCTGGTCGGCAAGATCATGTGCTACGCCATCGTGGCCCTGGCCATGGACCTGATCTGGGGCTACACCGGCATCCTGTCGCTGGGCCACGGCCTGTACTTCGCCCTCGGCGGCTATGCCATGGGCATGTACCTCATGCGCCAGATCGGCCGCGACGGCAACTACAAGAGCGACCTGCCGGACTTCATGGTGTTCCTGGACTGGAAGACGCTGCCCTGGCACTGGAGCCTGTCCGACAGCTTCGTCGCCACGCTGTTCCTGATCGTGCTGGTGCCCGGCTTGGTGGCCTTCGTCTTCGGTTATTTCGCCTTCCGCTCGCGCATCAAGGGCGTGTATTTCTCCATCATCACCCAGGCCATGACCTTCGCGGCCATGCTGCTCTTCTTCCGCAACGAGACAGGCTTCGGCGGCAACAACGGTTTCACCGACTTCAAGCGCATCCTGGGCCTGCCGATCGCCACGCAGGGCATGCGCATGACGCTCTTCGTGATGACCGGCTGCACGCTGCTGCTGTTCTTTTTGCTCTCGCGCTGGCTGGTGGCCAGCAAGTTCGGCCGGGTGCTGCAGGCGATCCGCGATGCCGAGACGCGCGTGATGTTCTCGGGCTACAAGCCGCTGCCCTACAAGCTGACGATCTGGGTGATCTCGGCCGTGATGTGCGGCGTGGCCGGGGCGCTGTACGTGCCGCAGGTGGGCATCATCAACCCGAGCGAGATGAGCACCTCGGCCTCGATCGAGATGGCGATCTGGGCGGCCGTGGGCGGCCGGGCCACGCTGGTGGGGCCGATCATCGGGGCCTTCGTGGTCAACGGCGCCAAGAGCTGGCTGACGGTGGTGGCGCCGGAGTACTGGCTGTATTTCCTCGGTGCCCTGTTCATCGTGGTGACGCTGTTCATGCCCGATGGCATCGTGGGGCTGTGCAAGCGGCTGCTGGGGCGTTCGGCGAAGACGGCTTCGGCCGTTCAGCAGAGCGCTGCACGTGAGGAAGGGCAGCTGCCCGATGCGCCGGTGGCGCCTGCGACGGGAGGTGCGGCATGA
- the urtD gene encoding urea ABC transporter ATP-binding protein UrtD, with amino-acid sequence MTPELMEEGRRIASHASGREPGSRLVEPGRVDTAHGRILYLEDVSVSFDGFKAINGLSLDIAPGELRCIIGPNGAGKTTMMDIITGKTRPNSGTVFFGSTIDLLRHSEPEIAQLGIGRKFQKPTVFEQLSVFENLELALKTHKGVRSSMFFRLDSEQKDRLVEILHTIHLAGAASRRAGDLSHGQKQWLEIGMLLMQDPKLLLLDEPVAGMTDEETARTAELFLTLKGKHSLMVVEHDMSFIRTISDIVTVLCDGSVLAQGTLDQVQADERVIEVYLGR; translated from the coding sequence ATGACACCCGAACTGATGGAAGAGGGGCGGCGCATCGCTTCGCATGCGAGCGGGCGGGAGCCGGGGTCGCGGCTGGTGGAGCCGGGGCGGGTGGATACGGCGCATGGGCGCATCCTGTACCTGGAAGACGTCAGCGTGAGCTTCGACGGGTTCAAGGCGATCAACGGCTTGTCGCTGGACATCGCGCCCGGGGAGCTGCGTTGCATCATCGGGCCCAACGGGGCCGGCAAGACCACGATGATGGACATCATCACGGGCAAGACGCGGCCGAACAGCGGGACGGTGTTCTTCGGCAGCACCATCGATCTGTTGCGGCATTCGGAGCCCGAGATCGCGCAGCTGGGCATCGGGCGCAAGTTCCAGAAGCCTACGGTCTTCGAGCAGCTCAGCGTGTTCGAGAACCTGGAGCTGGCGCTCAAGACCCACAAGGGCGTGCGGTCCTCGATGTTCTTCCGGCTGGATTCGGAGCAGAAGGATCGGCTGGTGGAGATTCTTCACACCATTCACCTGGCGGGGGCTGCCTCGCGGCGGGCGGGGGATTTGAGCCATGGGCAGAAGCAGTGGCTGGAGATCGGGATGCTGCTGATGCAGGATCCGAAGCTGTTGTTGCTCGATGAGCCTGTGGCGGGGATGACCGACGAGGAGACTGCTCGGACTGCGGAGCTGTTTCTTACCCTCAAGGGCAAGCACTCCTTGATGGTTGTCGAGCACGACATGTCGTTTATTCGGACCATCTCCGACATCGTTACCGTGCTTTGCGATGGGTC